One Pullulanibacillus sp. KACC 23026 DNA segment encodes these proteins:
- a CDS encoding DUF1189 family protein yields MNKPKQKQSSLFFQFYENLRHPRKSSLFRFKRAGQSILYSFFLTLIAALLFSPAVIRATIRVGQSFSFIFLPFGIIYYYIVLTFLFFSFISILSIIGYWVNRLLFKRRLNGQQVWSLSVNAATWPTLIFSASGLFVQLPSGLLLIYTFMTFGMLINMILAIPKPKTSSPRPRERSNLEKQTS; encoded by the coding sequence AGAAACAATCATCGCTCTTTTTTCAGTTCTATGAAAACCTAAGGCATCCGAGAAAATCAAGCCTTTTCCGCTTTAAACGAGCTGGCCAGAGCATCCTTTATTCCTTTTTCTTGACTTTGATTGCAGCTCTTTTATTTTCACCCGCCGTCATACGAGCGACCATTCGCGTCGGGCAGTCCTTTTCATTTATTTTTCTCCCTTTTGGAATTATTTACTATTATATCGTTTTAACCTTTCTCTTCTTTAGTTTTATATCGATCCTTTCAATCATTGGCTATTGGGTCAACCGACTTTTGTTTAAACGACGGCTTAATGGACAACAGGTCTGGTCACTTAGTGTGAACGCTGCCACTTGGCCTACACTTATTTTTTCCGCTTCAGGTCTCTTCGTTCAACTTCCCTCTGGCCTGCTTTTGATCTACACGTTTATGACCTTTGGCATGCTCATTAACATGATACTTGCGATCCCGAAACCAAAGACCTCTTCACCTAGACCTCGAGAGAGAAGCAACTTAGAAAAACAAACTAGCTGA
- a CDS encoding DUF2624 family protein yields the protein MNPLLKTVVNYKLKTMNPRELLEFAKKYDIEMTRVQARQVVLLLRKDSFDLFNEDKRLAILNTIAEKIDPALSESMDRLFQRFVKSQSKK from the coding sequence ATGAATCCTTTATTAAAAACAGTCGTCAACTATAAATTAAAGACGATGAATCCACGTGAACTCCTTGAATTTGCCAAAAAATACGATATTGAAATGACGCGTGTTCAAGCACGCCAAGTGGTCTTATTACTTAGAAAAGATTCCTTTGATTTATTTAATGAAGATAAGCGCTTAGCTATTTTAAATACCATTGCCGAAAAAATTGACCCTGCCCTCTCAGAATCCATGGATCGCCTCTTTCAACGGTTTGTTAAGAGTCAAAGTAAAAAATAA
- the ispG gene encoding flavodoxin-dependent (E)-4-hydroxy-3-methylbut-2-enyl-diphosphate synthase, translated as MPEITHRTKTRQVKVGNLTIGGSNELVIQSMTTTKTHDVEATVAEILRLEEAGCQVVRVACPDMRAAEAIPEIKKRIHIPLVVDIHFNYKLALKAIEGGADKIRINPGNIGGRDKVEAVVKACKEKGIPIRIGVNAGSLERHILEKYGYPTADGMVESALHHIKILEDLDFHDIIVSLKASDVNLAIEAYKKASMAFDYPLHLGITESGTKFSGSIKSAAGLGVLLYEGIGNTLRISLSTDPVEEVKVARELLKTFGLASNAATLISCPTCGRIQFNLFNVVDEIEEYLQQIKAPIKVAVLGCAVNGPGEAREADIGIAGGKGEGLLFKHGEIIRKVPEDQLVSELKKEVDLLAQEYAEKEAKETIKN; from the coding sequence ATGCCTGAGATCACCCATCGAACAAAAACACGCCAAGTCAAAGTAGGCAACCTTACCATTGGCGGTTCCAATGAACTTGTCATTCAAAGTATGACAACGACCAAAACGCATGACGTTGAAGCAACGGTTGCTGAAATATTACGATTGGAAGAAGCTGGCTGTCAGGTGGTGCGTGTCGCTTGTCCAGACATGCGTGCAGCTGAAGCGATTCCGGAAATAAAAAAACGCATCCATATTCCACTTGTTGTGGATATTCATTTTAATTACAAGCTTGCTTTAAAAGCGATTGAAGGCGGCGCCGATAAAATCCGTATTAACCCTGGTAACATCGGCGGCCGAGATAAAGTCGAAGCAGTTGTCAAAGCTTGTAAGGAAAAAGGCATTCCGATCCGAATCGGTGTCAATGCTGGTTCTCTTGAACGTCATATCCTTGAGAAATACGGCTATCCTACTGCGGATGGGATGGTTGAAAGTGCCTTGCATCATATTAAGATTTTAGAGGATCTTGATTTTCATGACATTATTGTCTCTTTAAAGGCATCTGATGTAAATTTAGCCATTGAAGCCTATAAGAAAGCCTCCATGGCCTTTGATTATCCACTTCATCTTGGGATTACGGAATCGGGAACTAAGTTTTCTGGCTCCATTAAGAGTGCAGCTGGTTTGGGTGTCTTGTTATACGAAGGCATTGGCAATACCCTTCGCATCTCACTCTCAACCGATCCTGTAGAAGAAGTTAAAGTCGCTCGTGAGCTTCTTAAAACATTTGGTCTTGCTTCTAACGCAGCTACCCTTATTTCTTGTCCAACATGCGGGCGGATTCAATTTAACCTTTTTAATGTGGTGGATGAAATCGAGGAATATCTGCAACAAATCAAAGCACCGATTAAAGTCGCTGTATTAGGGTGTGCGGTAAATGGCCCTGGTGAAGCTCGTGAAGCGGATATCGGAATTGCCGGCGGAAAAGGCGAAGGGCTTCTCTTCAAACACGGCGAAATTATCCGTAAAGTCCCAGAGGACCAACTCGTTAGCGAATTGAAGAAAGAAGTCGATTTGCTCGCACAAGAATATGCTGAAAAAGAAGCAAAAGAAACCATTAAGAACTAA
- a CDS encoding deoxyribonuclease IV produces the protein MLKIGSHVSMSGDKMLLAASEEAVSYGETTFMVYTGAPQNTRRKSIEKLNIEAGRQHMLENGIEDIVVHAPYIINIGNTTKPETFQIGVEFLRKEIDRTEAIGARQIVLHPGAHVGEGVEKGLNKIIEGLNEVLTQEDKVQIALETMAGKGSECGYEFEQLATIIEGVTHNDKLSICFDTCHTHDAGYDIVNRFDDVLEEFDRIIGLDRIKVVHVNDSKNPRGARKDRHENIGFGHIGFDALNNIVHHPVFANIPKILETPFVGEDKNNKLPPYKFEINMLKEKTFDPQLLEKIKEQ, from the coding sequence GTGTTGAAAATTGGTTCACACGTGTCAATGAGCGGTGATAAAATGCTGCTTGCCGCAAGTGAGGAAGCCGTCTCTTATGGTGAAACGACCTTTATGGTTTATACAGGGGCACCTCAAAATACACGACGTAAATCCATAGAAAAATTAAATATTGAAGCAGGCAGACAGCATATGCTTGAAAATGGGATTGAGGATATTGTTGTCCATGCTCCCTATATTATCAATATCGGGAATACAACAAAGCCCGAAACATTCCAAATTGGCGTCGAATTTCTTAGAAAAGAAATTGACCGCACTGAAGCTATTGGTGCCCGTCAAATTGTGCTCCACCCGGGTGCGCATGTGGGGGAAGGCGTGGAAAAAGGTCTTAACAAGATTATTGAGGGCCTGAATGAAGTGCTCACCCAAGAGGACAAGGTCCAGATTGCGCTGGAAACGATGGCAGGTAAAGGGTCAGAATGCGGCTATGAATTTGAACAGCTGGCAACGATCATTGAAGGGGTTACCCATAATGATAAATTGTCGATCTGTTTTGATACCTGTCACACGCATGATGCGGGCTATGATATCGTTAATCGATTTGATGACGTTCTTGAAGAATTTGACCGTATTATTGGCCTCGACCGAATTAAAGTGGTTCATGTCAATGACAGTAAAAATCCAAGAGGCGCGCGCAAAGACCGTCATGAAAATATTGGATTTGGGCATATTGGGTTTGATGCCCTAAATAATATAGTCCATCACCCTGTTTTCGCCAACATTCCCAAAATCCTAGAAACTCCGTTTGTTGGAGAAGACAAAAATAATAAGCTGCCTCCTTATAAATTTGAAATCAACATGCTCAAAGAGAAGACCTTTGACCCTCAACTTTTAGAGAAAATCAAAGAACAATAA
- the vrrA gene encoding VrrA/YqfQ family protein: protein MFPFSQPSQGAAGMAQGAFNGPGMAQGMGNGFMNAPGGFGGMQGMPGGFPNIGGFPPGGMPPAGIGGNFPGAGGLGGNVAGGNGGGGGISRLLSGLFNRGGNAGASSVGNSMNGMGFPGMPGGNGFMGMGASNMMGAGGNGFGGLASGTASNSGGGLLSSLSSLTSGNGGGIMGTIQNVQKVVQFGQQVMPMVQQVAPMVKNLPNLINMAKAFTALGAAEEAEAAEEEATEENASDNKVEIEDTEEDEKETTTRSSKKSNSSQKVSREAAKKSKPASSTRTQAGKEKATQSKSRPANRTLKETRKQTSKPSLYV, encoded by the coding sequence ATGTTTCCATTTTCACAACCCTCTCAGGGAGCTGCTGGAATGGCTCAGGGAGCATTTAATGGCCCAGGTATGGCACAAGGAATGGGCAATGGTTTCATGAACGCACCCGGTGGTTTTGGAGGAATGCAAGGTATGCCTGGAGGTTTTCCGAACATCGGTGGATTTCCCCCAGGTGGAATGCCCCCAGCCGGAATAGGCGGGAATTTTCCCGGTGCTGGCGGTTTGGGCGGAAATGTCGCCGGCGGCAATGGCGGAGGTGGCGGAATCAGCCGACTCTTAAGCGGCTTGTTCAACCGTGGAGGTAATGCAGGAGCCTCTTCAGTTGGTAATTCCATGAATGGGATGGGGTTTCCAGGAATGCCCGGAGGTAACGGCTTCATGGGTATGGGAGCGTCTAACATGATGGGTGCTGGAGGTAACGGGTTTGGCGGCTTGGCATCTGGTACAGCCTCTAACTCTGGAGGTGGATTATTAAGTTCCCTTTCTTCTCTTACATCTGGCAATGGTGGAGGGATTATGGGGACCATTCAAAATGTACAAAAGGTCGTCCAATTTGGCCAACAAGTGATGCCGATGGTCCAGCAAGTAGCACCTATGGTCAAGAACTTGCCTAATTTAATTAATATGGCAAAAGCCTTTACTGCTCTAGGGGCTGCGGAAGAAGCAGAAGCAGCTGAAGAAGAAGCAACAGAGGAAAATGCATCTGATAATAAAGTTGAAATTGAAGATACCGAAGAGGATGAAAAAGAGACGACAACCCGTTCGTCCAAAAAAAGCAACTCTTCCCAGAAGGTTTCACGGGAGGCGGCGAAGAAATCAAAACCAGCCTCGTCCACTCGCACTCAAGCAGGAAAAGAAAAAGCAACACAATCCAAATCTCGACCCGCTAATAGAACTCTCAAAGAAACCCGTAAGCAAACGTCTAAACCCTCTTTATATGTCTAA
- a CDS encoding NfeD family protein produces the protein MALFQDPLFGFCVIGIATFLLAGECLVKAKGLFGLIGFVLYILYLYSQLTDHSSYWLIAVMAVGVIFVVLDGVLITNGTVAIIGLVSIMLALAVASPSLPYGIGVSVAFWVGLFLSLLLIKTMPARTFWRRLALFDQSTSEAGYNSLNEETKLLIGKTGLTVSVLRPVGTIEIDGERYSAMTNGEWVQSGIEVLVTDVDGTKIVVKPLSIELEK, from the coding sequence TTGGCGTTGTTTCAGGATCCTTTATTTGGCTTTTGTGTGATTGGAATTGCCACTTTTTTGCTGGCAGGAGAGTGTCTGGTCAAAGCAAAAGGCCTCTTTGGGTTGATTGGATTTGTGCTTTACATTTTATATCTTTATAGTCAATTAACGGACCATTCAAGTTATTGGTTAATTGCGGTGATGGCAGTCGGGGTTATCTTTGTTGTCCTTGATGGCGTGCTTATTACAAACGGGACGGTTGCGATTATCGGCTTAGTCAGCATCATGCTGGCATTGGCAGTCGCAAGCCCCAGCCTTCCATATGGGATTGGTGTGAGTGTAGCCTTTTGGGTAGGACTCTTTCTCTCGTTACTACTTATTAAAACCATGCCTGCAAGAACGTTTTGGAGGCGCTTAGCTCTTTTTGATCAATCGACAAGTGAGGCAGGGTATAATTCGTTGAACGAAGAGACTAAGCTGCTGATCGGAAAAACAGGCTTAACCGTCAGTGTGCTTCGTCCGGTCGGAACCATAGAGATAGATGGGGAAAGATACAGTGCAATGACAAACGGAGAATGGGTGCAATCGGGGATAGAGGTTCTGGTGACGGATGTTGATGGAACAAAAATCGTTGTCAAGCCTCTTTCCATTGAACTTGAAAAATAA
- a CDS encoding DUF4190 domain-containing protein, with amino-acid sequence MADKDLENKVDDRDQKYYEDVFGKQEVSDNKVDDRDQEYYEDVFEDRGTSDDYNEEYAAEAVDPDLITRRDIEADDATSTGLGWLALALSIIGLFFLPIVMGIAGIIVGFIARAQGARGLGAWAIGIGAAVIILRLVAYPFL; translated from the coding sequence ATGGCTGATAAGGATCTAGAAAATAAAGTGGATGACCGCGATCAAAAGTATTATGAGGATGTCTTTGGAAAACAAGAGGTCTCAGATAATAAGGTTGATGATCGCGACCAAGAGTATTATGAAGATGTCTTTGAAGATCGAGGCACTTCAGATGATTACAACGAAGAATATGCGGCTGAAGCCGTTGACCCAGATCTTATCACGAGGCGGGATATTGAAGCCGATGATGCGACAAGTACAGGGTTAGGTTGGTTAGCCTTAGCCCTCTCCATTATTGGTCTCTTCTTTCTCCCTATAGTGATGGGGATTGCCGGGATTATTGTGGGCTTTATTGCAAGAGCGCAGGGAGCCCGCGGTCTTGGTGCATGGGCTATAGGAATAGGAGCTGCTGTGATTATCTTAAGACTAGTGGCTTACCCATTCTTATAA